In Thermotomaculum hydrothermale, a single genomic region encodes these proteins:
- a CDS encoding transglutaminase-like domain-containing protein, whose protein sequence is MEEILSVSIDKFLEENFFFDFGDPVVAEKTNSIINGCKNEREKAVKLFNFVRDEITYTMYTGFFPEKNYKASVILKRRKGFCIQKAILLVAMLRCAGIPSAIAFADIVNYKIPEDALEFLGTNYFSYHGFVVLNLNGKWIKVTPTFDKNTCLKAGYPILDFDGENDVIFPEYLENGEKFIEYKKHHGIYFEVPFQEIIESWKEIYGEERLNLWIKESEKF, encoded by the coding sequence ATGGAAGAAATTTTGTCTGTCAGTATTGATAAGTTTTTAGAGGAGAACTTCTTTTTTGATTTTGGGGATCCTGTTGTTGCTGAAAAAACAAACTCAATTATAAATGGATGCAAAAACGAAAGAGAAAAGGCTGTTAAGCTTTTTAATTTTGTTAGAGATGAGATAACTTACACAATGTACACAGGTTTTTTCCCTGAAAAAAACTATAAGGCAAGCGTTATTTTAAAACGAAGAAAGGGTTTTTGCATTCAAAAGGCTATACTCCTTGTTGCAATGTTAAGGTGTGCTGGCATCCCTTCTGCAATTGCTTTTGCTGATATTGTAAATTACAAAATTCCTGAAGATGCACTTGAGTTTCTTGGAACAAATTACTTTTCATACCATGGATTTGTTGTTTTAAATTTAAATGGAAAATGGATTAAAGTAACTCCAACTTTTGATAAAAATACCTGTTTAAAGGCAGGGTATCCTATTCTTGATTTTGATGGGGAGAATGATGTTATTTTCCCTGAATATCTTGAAAATGGGGAAAAGTTTATTGAATACAAAAAACATCACGGAATATACTTTGAAGTGCCGTTTCAGGAAATTATTGAAAGCTGGAAAGAGATTTACGGTGAAGAAAGGCTGAATTTGTGGATAAAAGAATCAGAAAAATTTTAA
- a CDS encoding LemA family protein, whose translation MSTVLIIFCLVILFYLIFIYNKIIYFKNLAKQAEADIDVFLKKRHDLLGKLIDVVKGYSDFEKSTLKRIVEVRNLAFKQNVKNAGELEGEIREGIKSLFALVENYPDLKANENYLELQKEITDIEEDLQKARRFYNGVVQSYNTFIEKFPNIIVAKVFNLKPLKYFDFKEA comes from the coding sequence ATGAGTACAGTTTTAATTATTTTTTGTCTGGTTATTCTTTTTTACCTGATTTTTATCTATAACAAAATTATTTATTTCAAAAACCTTGCAAAGCAGGCTGAGGCTGATATTGATGTTTTTTTAAAGAAAAGGCACGATTTACTTGGGAAATTAATTGATGTTGTTAAGGGGTATTCTGATTTTGAAAAATCAACCCTTAAAAGAATTGTTGAGGTAAGAAACCTTGCATTTAAGCAGAATGTTAAAAATGCTGGAGAGTTAGAGGGAGAAATTAGAGAGGGTATAAAATCCCTGTTTGCCCTCGTTGAAAACTATCCTGATTTAAAGGCAAATGAGAACTATCTTGAATTGCAAAAGGAAATTACAGACATTGAAGAGGATTTGCAAAAGGCAAGAAGGTTTTATAACGGTGTTGTTCAGTCTTACAACACCTTTATTGAGAAGTTTCCAAATATAATTGTTGCAAAGGTTTTTAATTTAAAACCGCTTAAATACTTTGATTTTAAGGAGGCTTAA